The genomic interval GGTGATAGTAGGCCGGAATATTCATGTACGCATTCAGGCCGATCAGATTGAACAGCAGGCCGGTCAGGTATCCGCCGGCGAACACGCTCAGCATGATCCGCCAGCTGGCCACGCCGGTCCAAAGCAGGATGACGGCTCCGATCAGGATCGCGAGCGTCGAGGTCTCGCCTATGCATCCCGGAATCGTTCCCAAGAACCAGTCCCACGGGCCGCCTTGCGTCCATTGTATCTGCGACGAGCCGGTCAGTACGGCCGAAGCGGCGTCTGTCAGCGGCGTGGCCCCCGAAAAGCCGTCGACGATCCCCTCGCCCTTGGTCAGGCCGGCAATCCAGATTTTCTCGCCGGAAATGTAGGGCGTATAGGCGAAGAAGATGAACGCCCGCGCCAGCAGGGCGGGATTGAAGACATTCATGCCCGTTCCCCCGAACACCTCCTTGCCGATGATGACGGCGAAAGCGGTCGCGACGGCCACCATCCACAGCGGCACGTCGACCGGCATCACCAGCGGAATCAGCAGGCCGCTGACCAGAAAGCCCTCGTTGACCTCGTGACCGCGGATCTGGGCCGAAACGAACTCGATGCCGAGGCCCACGACGTACGATACGACGATAATGGGCAACACCTTCCAGAAACCGAAGCCGAAACAGGTCCACAGCGAGGCGTCCGCAACGCCCGTCGCGCGGAAATGCTGCAGGCCCGTGTTGTACATGCCGAAAAGCAAGGCCGGCATCAGCGCCATGACGACGACGATCATCACCCGCTTCAGATCGATGCTGTCGCGGATATGGCTGCCGTTGCGCGTCACATGATCGGGCACGAACAGAAATGTCTCGAACGCATCGAACGTCGAGTGCAATTTTTCAAACCGGCCCCCCTTCTCGAAGCTCGGCTTGATTCTATCCATCAGTTTTCTTATTCCTTTCATTTTCGGTGCGGGTTAGTTAAGCTCCTTGATCATCAGGTCGATACCCTGACGGATAATCTGCTGCATGGCGGTTTTCGACGGATCGACGAACTCGCACAGCGCGAAGTCCTCCTCGATCACTTCGTAAATACCCAGATTCTCCATCTTGTCGATGTCGCCGGCCAGTATGGCCTTGAGCAGATAGAGCGGATAAATGTCCATCGGAAGATATTTGTCGTAGAGCCCCGTCACGACATAGGCCCTGACGCCTCCGTTCATATTCGTGTCGAGCACGTACCGCTTGCGAGGCGTAAGCCACGAAAAATAGCTGCGCGAGACGGAGAACTTATCGAGCCGGGGCATGCCCCAGCCCAGAAACTCGAAATGATCGCCCTCGGGAATCACCGTCACCTGATTGCCGTAGAACCCCAGATAGCCGTCCGGCTCGACCCGACGGCCCGTCAGCACGTTGCCGCTGATGATCCGGTAACCGTGCCCGTCGGACGCGTTGCGCACATCGGCCTTGCGTACGATGCTCGAAACGGGCGCGCCCGAGATCACCTCGTAGTAGCGGGGCTCGAGTATCTCGGACCCGGTCAGCGCGACGATCTTACGCAGATCGACCCGGCCCGTGCGGAAGAAGCGGCCGATCAGCGCGACATTCTGAATATCGACGGTCCACACGATCTCGCCCTTGCTGATGGGATCCACATGGTGTATCTGCACGCCGACATTGCCTGCCGGATGAGGCCCGCTGAAATAGTGCTTCTCAACCCCCTTTACCTGCTCCAATACCCCTTTCGGCGCGTCGGCGTCGAGTCCCAAATGCACGGGACCGGCCGTCAGTTTCGAAAGCATGGCAAAGCCGAGGTTCAGATCGTCCAACTGCTGCTCGAGCGCGAAATTCATGTCGGGCGCCAGCGGAGCGCTGTCGAAACCCGATACGAATACGGACTTGGGCGTACTTTGCGGATCGGCTATGATTCCGTAGGGACGCTGAACGATCATCGGCCAAAGGCCCGAAGAAAGCAGCGCCGAGGTAACGTTCTCCCTCGTGGCCGCCTCGACCGACGGCACATCGAACGCCTCGTAAGACTGCTCCGCCTCGGGAGCGATCACGATGTCGAGTATCCGCCGCTTCTCTCCTCGGTTGACGGCCGTCACGCGGCCGCTGACCGGAGAGGTGAACAGCACTTGCGGACGATACTTGTCGAAAAACAGCGGAGTCCCGGCCTTCACCGTGTCATCCACTCGCACGAGCAGTTTCGGCGTAATGCCGAGAAAGTCGTCCGGCCGCACGGCATAGGCATGCACCAAGGGCAGACGCTTCAGCTCCCTGCGCGGCTCGCCCTCGAGCCTTATGTCGAGACCCTTTTTCAATTTGATGACTTGCGACATACTGTATAGATATGAGTTTTAGTTAGTAAACATGGTGGTGTATCCCTGTTCGGACGGCCTTCGCCGACATGAAAAAGCCGGCACGGAAAACCGTTCCGGCCTCCAGGCTCAGCGAATACCGAGCTTGGCTTTGAGGTCCTCGGGCAACACGTCCTTACGCACCATGATGCCCGTCGACTTATAGAGCACGAACGGCACGGACGCATACAGATAGCCGTGGTAGGCTCCCGTATCGCCCCAAGAGTTTTTCACCTTATAGTACTGATTGCCGTTCTGGTCCTCCGCCACGCCCATGATCAGCATGCCGTGATCGTCGGTCGTCTCGTAATTGTCGAACGCCTGCTGGCGCATCTGCTGCGTGATCGTCTTCTCGGGCAGCATGCCGCTCAGATCGAGCGTCATCTTGCGGAGCTCCTCCTCGGTCAGCTTCGTCCACTTCCCTTTCTCCGAATCGCTCATCTCCTCGACTTTCGCCACCGGCACGATGGCGAAACCCTTGTTATAGGCAAACCCTTTCTCGCTGACGTCCGACGCCCAGTTGACCGCATAGCCTTTCTCGAGCGACGCGTCGACGATCCGGCGCAAGTCGTCGATCGTTACGTTATAGGACAGCGCGGCATTCCAGTTATCGGGAATTTCGAGCGCGAACGGCTCGTAAAAGGGATGATGCGTGAACGAGGTCAGCAGCACGTAGTCGTCGGAACGAATGCCCAGCTCCTCGGCGAAACTCTTCGGCGTATACTCCTTGCCCCTGTAGGCGAACTTCTCGGGACGAGGCCCCAGATAGGCGTCCAAAATGCCGTTCAGCCCGTCCTGCCAAGCGGTCGAGAGCGACTTGTTCGGATTTTCCACCACGGCGTCGACATACGCCTTGATGACCGCATCCAACTCGCCGTGCACATGCCGGTCGGTTCCGTAACGCAGGCCGGGATAAACCTCCTCGGGCACGATGCCGTAACGGTCGATGATATACACCACGTCGTTCAACGTGCCTCCGCCGCCCAGATTGGCGCTGCCGTGCATGCGGACATAGCGTACGGCTTTTTCGAAATATGCGTTGCGGACGATCCACATCTCCGCCAGATCGTGCTCTCCCTTACCCCGGACGAGCAGGTCACTCTCGACCTCGCCCATACCCGAGAAGCTCCAGCATGTGCCCGAGCGAGACTGATCCTTGACCGATGTGACCGGAACGGTCTTCACGTCTTGGAACACATAGGTCTCCGCTTTCTTGTCTTTTTTCTCCTTTTCCTTTGCCGGTCCCTTCGCCACGGCTGCCGTCGCCACGAAAACCGCCGCCCACAACAGGTACAATTTCATCAATATAAGATTAGGTTTTAATTTACCGTTACAAATATAACACTAAAATTTCTTTTTTCAGCGTTTGCCCGGAGGCTTATTGCTCGACAAAAGGCACGAATTATCAACATTCGGTCATCAGCGGGTTCCTCCAAAGCGGAACCGCTCCGCCCTGCTCTACCCCCCCCCGAAACGGAAACGGCAGCCCGCATTCCATGGCCGCCGATTCGCAAAAAACGGCGCATCAGTAGTCGCATCGTATCTCCGTAAAGCCGCGGCCGTGACGCTCCATGTGCCGGCGCGTACGCTCGACGAACCGGTCGAAAGCGTCGCGATGCTCGGGCGCGACCGTTTCGCGCGAGTAGCTCGGCACGATATCGTAGCGACGGCCGGAGGCGCTGTTCGGGTCGCGCGAAATGCAAGTCCAAACGATCAAGTACTCTGGGCGGCAGGATGTCCGGCCCTGTTCGTCGAGCGTCAGCGTCACGCGGACCGACAGGCCGCCGTCCGTATCCGGGAAACGCTGGTTCGACACGAAATTGCCCATCGAGTAGACCGTCGCCCCGCGTACGTTTCCTGCCGAATCCTCGATCGTTTCCGCCGGCTGCACGACATGCGGATGCGATCCGATCACCAGATCGGCGCCCCAGCGGTGGAAAGCCGCCGCCAGCTCGCGCTGACGGGGGCCGGGCAGTCGCTCGTACTCGTTTCCCCAATGAACGAACAGCGCGACATGAGTGGCTCCGTCCTGCCGGGCCAAGGCGATCTCGCGGCGAATAGCCACCGTGTCGATGCCGTTCACGCGACACCCGGACGGAACGGGCAAGCCGTTCGTTCCGTAGGTATAATTGAGCAGCGCGACCCGGAACGCTCCCTTTTCGAGCATCAGAGGATGCCTCTCGCGCGGCGGAACGCTGTCGGCGAAGGCGCCCGTATGGAGTAACCCGGCCTCGTCGAGTGCAGCCAGCGTCGAGCGTATTCCCTCCGCTCCCCGATCGCAAATGTGATTGTTGGCCAGCACGGCGACATCTACCCCGGCACGGCGCATCGCGCCGGCCAGCGCCTCGGGCGATCGGAAACGGGGATAACCGGAATAAGGCTCCTCTCCGAGCGTCGTCTCCAAATTGGCAATGACGAAATCGGCGCTCGAAAAATAGTTGTTCAGCCGGGAAAAACAGGAGGTATAGTCGAACGAACCGTCCCGCTGCCGGGCGGCGAACACCTGAGGCATGTGCTGCATCAGGTCGCCCGTAAAGATCAGCGTCAGGCTTCGCCGACCGTTTTCCGCAAACGCTTCCGTCCGCGAGGCCGGCATTCGCTTCTCCCCGCAGGAAGAACAGCCGAAGAAAACGAGCGCGAAAGCGCTCCATGCCGCGAGAAACGATCGATTGCCCATTGTACAGCGTTTGCTATCTTTGTATTCGCAAAACTAATCATTTTTACGTACGTGAACTCCTATTGGGTAGATATTCACACGCATCGGCCGCTCGATGGCCGACCTGGCATCCGCAGCCTGCGTATCGGGATCGACTTTCCCGACAGCACCGACGGCAAAATTTCGGCCGGAATCCACCCTTGGGATGCGGAGCGTGCGCAACGCGAATGGCTCGACGGAATCAGGGAGCTGCAACCGGCAGCCGTCGGCGAAGTCGGGCTGGACTATGCGACGGACATCGACAGGGAAGCGCAACGGACATGGCTCGCCCGCCAGAGGGATCTGGCCGCCGAGCTCGGCCTGCCGCTGATCGTACATTGCGTGAGGGCTTACGACGATCTGAAGGCCATGCTGAGCGGGTTCCCGCTGCCGGTCATCGTACACGGCTTTACCGGCTCCGAACAGCTCGCGTCGCAACTGCTCGACAGAGGCTGGTATCTGTCGTTCGGCAAAACGGTCGAACGGTCGCCCAAAACCCGCCGGACGCTGCGAAGCATACCTTCCGACAGGCTGTTTCTGGAAACCGATATGTCCGGGGAGGAGATCGAGTCGGTCTACCGCCGGGCCGCCGACATCCGGAACGAACCGGCCGAATCGCTCCGCGACGCCGT from Alistipes ihumii AP11 carries:
- a CDS encoding CapA family protein is translated as MGNRSFLAAWSAFALVFFGCSSCGEKRMPASRTEAFAENGRRSLTLIFTGDLMQHMPQVFAARQRDGSFDYTSCFSRLNNYFSSADFVIANLETTLGEEPYSGYPRFRSPEALAGAMRRAGVDVAVLANNHICDRGAEGIRSTLAALDEAGLLHTGAFADSVPPRERHPLMLEKGAFRVALLNYTYGTNGLPVPSGCRVNGIDTVAIRREIALARQDGATHVALFVHWGNEYERLPGPRQRELAAAFHRWGADLVIGSHPHVVQPAETIEDSAGNVRGATVYSMGNFVSNQRFPDTDGGLSVRVTLTLDEQGRTSCRPEYLIVWTCISRDPNSASGRRYDIVPSYSRETVAPEHRDAFDRFVERTRRHMERHGRGFTEIRCDY
- a CDS encoding aminopeptidase C, giving the protein MKLYLLWAAVFVATAAVAKGPAKEKEKKDKKAETYVFQDVKTVPVTSVKDQSRSGTCWSFSGMGEVESDLLVRGKGEHDLAEMWIVRNAYFEKAVRYVRMHGSANLGGGGTLNDVVYIIDRYGIVPEEVYPGLRYGTDRHVHGELDAVIKAYVDAVVENPNKSLSTAWQDGLNGILDAYLGPRPEKFAYRGKEYTPKSFAEELGIRSDDYVLLTSFTHHPFYEPFALEIPDNWNAALSYNVTIDDLRRIVDASLEKGYAVNWASDVSEKGFAYNKGFAIVPVAKVEEMSDSEKGKWTKLTEEELRKMTLDLSGMLPEKTITQQMRQQAFDNYETTDDHGMLIMGVAEDQNGNQYYKVKNSWGDTGAYHGYLYASVPFVLYKSTGIMVRKDVLPEDLKAKLGIR
- a CDS encoding Na(+)-translocating NADH-quinone reductase subunit A — translated: MSQVIKLKKGLDIRLEGEPRRELKRLPLVHAYAVRPDDFLGITPKLLVRVDDTVKAGTPLFFDKYRPQVLFTSPVSGRVTAVNRGEKRRILDIVIAPEAEQSYEAFDVPSVEAATRENVTSALLSSGLWPMIVQRPYGIIADPQSTPKSVFVSGFDSAPLAPDMNFALEQQLDDLNLGFAMLSKLTAGPVHLGLDADAPKGVLEQVKGVEKHYFSGPHPAGNVGVQIHHVDPISKGEIVWTVDIQNVALIGRFFRTGRVDLRKIVALTGSEILEPRYYEVISGAPVSSIVRKADVRNASDGHGYRIISGNVLTGRRVEPDGYLGFYGNQVTVIPEGDHFEFLGWGMPRLDKFSVSRSYFSWLTPRKRYVLDTNMNGGVRAYVVTGLYDKYLPMDIYPLYLLKAILAGDIDKMENLGIYEVIEEDFALCEFVDPSKTAMQQIIRQGIDLMIKELN
- a CDS encoding TatD family hydrolase, translating into MNSYWVDIHTHRPLDGRPGIRSLRIGIDFPDSTDGKISAGIHPWDAERAQREWLDGIRELQPAAVGEVGLDYATDIDREAQRTWLARQRDLAAELGLPLIVHCVRAYDDLKAMLSGFPLPVIVHGFTGSEQLASQLLDRGWYLSFGKTVERSPKTRRTLRSIPSDRLFLETDMSGEEIESVYRRAADIRNEPAESLRDAVHTNYLNLFGL
- a CDS encoding NADH:ubiquinone reductase (Na(+)-transporting) subunit B encodes the protein MKGIRKLMDRIKPSFEKGGRFEKLHSTFDAFETFLFVPDHVTRNGSHIRDSIDLKRVMIVVVMALMPALLFGMYNTGLQHFRATGVADASLWTCFGFGFWKVLPIIVVSYVVGLGIEFVSAQIRGHEVNEGFLVSGLLIPLVMPVDVPLWMVAVATAFAVIIGKEVFGGTGMNVFNPALLARAFIFFAYTPYISGEKIWIAGLTKGEGIVDGFSGATPLTDAASAVLTGSSQIQWTQGGPWDWFLGTIPGCIGETSTLAILIGAVILLWTGVASWRIMLSVFAGGYLTGLLFNLIGLNAYMNIPAYYHLILGGFAFGAVFMATDPVTGSQTNTGKWIYGFLIGALAVLIRVVNPGYPEGMMLSILFMNAVAPLIDYYVVQANVRRRNRRLKPAK